A single region of the Pseudanabaena sp. FACHB-2040 genome encodes:
- a CDS encoding Ycf51 family protein: protein MTTPEEFLEITKWAGIGTLALAAITVLAFVLKWGLRFRLVGATGFAAVLTIGLLGLSFEPFSRTAIPGAVPYATVFDSGAEKITITVPPTLTETQLEATLRQAASNLFKPYRLGSATRVPTIRARTILHDSPGVSQLVYMGQVQPIPNAATGDDMTILLDRKALARLSSTQPSSSDT from the coding sequence ATGACAACCCCTGAGGAGTTTTTAGAAATCACCAAGTGGGCCGGAATCGGCACCCTGGCACTGGCCGCCATTACGGTACTGGCCTTTGTTTTGAAGTGGGGGCTGCGCTTTCGGCTGGTGGGGGCTACGGGCTTTGCTGCCGTGCTGACCATTGGGCTTTTGGGATTGAGCTTCGAACCCTTTTCCCGCACTGCCATTCCGGGGGCCGTGCCCTACGCGACAGTTTTTGACTCCGGGGCCGAAAAGATTACCATCACTGTGCCGCCAACGCTTACAGAAACACAGCTGGAGGCGACTCTACGGCAGGCCGCCAGCAACCTGTTTAAGCCTTATCGCCTGGGCTCAGCAACCAGAGTCCCTACGATTCGAGCCCGCACGATTTTGCATGACTCGCCAGGGGTGTCTCAGCTAGTTTATATGGGGCAGGTGCAGCCTATTCCCAATGCCGCCACTGGAGATGATATGACCATCCTCCTAGACCGCAAGGCGCTGGCCCGGCTCTCATCCACCCAACCTTCATCCTCCGACACCTGA
- a CDS encoding aspartate aminotransferase — MSLDWIQPAQRLSALPPYVFARLDELKARAREQGLDLIDLGMGNPDGATPAPVVEAAKEALENVANHGYPPFEGTASFRKAITSWYHRRYGVELDPDGEALPLLGSKEGLTHLAMAYINPGDLVLVPTPAYPAHFRGPAIAGGEIYHLHLTPENNWLIDLEAIPADIARRAKAMFFNYPSNPTAATAPRKFFEDAVAFAREYNILLVHDLCYAELAFDGYQPTSLLEIPGGKEVGVEFHTLSKTYNMAGWRVGFVVGNRHIIQGLRTLKTNLDYGIFAALQQAAETALALPDVYLHEVQARYRTRRDFLIQELATLGWNVPKTKATMYLWVPCPPGQGSTDFALSVLQETGVVVTPGNAFGPGGEGYVRISLIADCDRLGEAVERLRQAGIRYEPMAAAR; from the coding sequence ATGAGCCTGGATTGGATCCAACCTGCCCAACGGCTGAGCGCTTTGCCCCCCTACGTGTTTGCCCGCCTGGATGAACTCAAGGCACGCGCCCGCGAACAGGGTTTGGATTTGATCGATTTGGGCATGGGCAACCCCGATGGGGCTACCCCAGCCCCTGTGGTAGAAGCCGCTAAGGAGGCTCTAGAAAATGTGGCGAACCACGGCTACCCCCCCTTCGAGGGCACAGCCAGCTTTCGCAAGGCGATCACCTCTTGGTATCACCGTCGCTATGGCGTGGAGCTAGACCCCGATGGCGAGGCCCTGCCGCTGCTGGGATCTAAGGAAGGGCTGACCCACCTGGCAATGGCCTACATCAACCCGGGAGATTTGGTACTGGTGCCAACCCCGGCCTATCCGGCCCATTTTCGGGGACCTGCGATCGCAGGTGGCGAGATCTACCACCTCCACCTCACGCCCGAAAATAACTGGCTAATTGATCTAGAGGCTATTCCTGCAGATATCGCTCGCCGGGCCAAGGCGATGTTCTTCAACTACCCCAGTAACCCCACTGCGGCCACCGCTCCTCGCAAATTCTTTGAAGATGCGGTGGCCTTTGCCCGCGAGTACAACATTTTGCTGGTGCACGACCTGTGCTACGCCGAGTTGGCCTTTGATGGCTACCAGCCCACCAGTCTGCTAGAGATCCCTGGCGGCAAAGAAGTCGGTGTTGAGTTCCACACGCTTTCCAAGACCTACAATATGGCCGGATGGCGGGTCGGCTTTGTGGTTGGCAACCGCCACATTATCCAGGGCCTGCGCACCCTCAAGACCAATCTTGACTACGGCATTTTTGCCGCCCTGCAACAGGCTGCCGAAACAGCCCTAGCCCTCCCCGATGTCTACCTGCACGAAGTCCAGGCCCGCTATCGCACCCGCCGCGATTTTCTGATTCAGGAGCTGGCGACCCTGGGGTGGAACGTGCCCAAGACCAAAGCCACGATGTACCTCTGGGTGCCCTGCCCGCCCGGCCAAGGTTCTACTGACTTTGCCCTCAGCGTGCTGCAGGAAACTGGTGTCGTCGTTACCCCGGGCAACGCTTTTGGCCCTGGCGGTGAAGGCTACGTGCGCATTAGCCTGATTGCCGATTGCGATCGCTTAGGCGAAGCCGTCGAAAGGCTGCGGCAGGCCGGGATTCGCTATGAGCCGATGGCGGCAGCAAGGTAA
- the hetR gene encoding heterocyst differentiation control protein (controls heterocyst differentiation; has protease DNA-binding activity), whose protein sequence is MDLDIGPADRILIHLALGAMKMGGHRYGAFLDAATTAAKFAIYSTYLEQGKNIRKTGFLYHVEPKRVKAIIKEVQDALDQGQTLKTLNSQEPYYLIALPHLWQEHFPCQPDQPRVTVHGLTPRERLEIEQSLPSDLPEAKLLDLAEFTDLIEMLHELSQADLPVCQRMSFSEALTEHIKFRLLYSGTVIQIDSPLLGAPLFALARTVYSPKGERERVFTMIDDVARFFSLLQSWVKEEAGVLRAIEVFDVDPSRKEEALSELDQMLQAWADKYHQDGGHPMVLQVAAGEREYE, encoded by the coding sequence TTGGATTTAGACATTGGCCCAGCGGATCGAATTTTGATCCATTTAGCTCTGGGTGCTATGAAGATGGGGGGGCATCGCTATGGTGCCTTTCTAGATGCTGCCACGACTGCCGCCAAGTTTGCTATCTACAGCACCTATCTGGAGCAGGGCAAGAACATTCGCAAAACGGGCTTTTTATATCACGTTGAGCCAAAGCGGGTTAAAGCCATCATCAAGGAAGTGCAGGATGCGCTCGATCAGGGGCAAACGCTGAAAACCCTCAACTCTCAAGAGCCTTACTACCTGATTGCGCTGCCGCACCTCTGGCAGGAGCACTTTCCGTGCCAACCTGACCAGCCACGAGTAACTGTGCACGGTCTCACCCCCAGGGAACGGCTGGAGATCGAGCAGAGCCTGCCGTCTGATTTGCCTGAGGCCAAGCTGCTAGATCTGGCTGAATTTACTGACCTAATTGAGATGCTGCATGAGCTGTCGCAGGCCGATTTGCCTGTTTGTCAGCGGATGTCTTTTAGTGAGGCGCTGACCGAGCACATCAAATTTAGGCTGCTGTACTCAGGAACTGTTATTCAGATAGATTCGCCGCTGCTGGGGGCACCTCTGTTTGCGCTGGCCCGCACCGTGTATTCGCCTAAGGGGGAGCGGGAGCGGGTGTTTACTATGATCGATGATGTAGCTCGCTTTTTCAGCCTTTTGCAGTCTTGGGTTAAGGAGGAAGCAGGCGTGTTGCGGGCGATTGAGGTTTTTGATGTGGACCCAAGCCGTAAAGAAGAAGCCCTGAGCGAACTCGACCAGATGCTGCAAGCCTGGGCCGATAAGTATCACCAGGATGGAGGTCACCCGATGGTGCTACAGGTCGCTGCGGGTGAACGGGAATACGAGTAA
- a CDS encoding NAD(P)-dependent oxidoreductase → MEKGTSVCGKCRFTGEKVLKIGLIGTGLMGGTMALRLLTAGHQVWAYNRTAGRLKPLALAGVTPSSQAVTVVQAVDALVLMLTDAAAIRSVLLSDEVKPVLEGRTIIQMGTISSQDSCALSQEFQSLSADYLEAPVLGSIPEAKSGKLIVMVGATPEHFMQWLPVLRCFSAEPLHVGPVGSAAALKLAMNQLIGTLTAAFAQSLSLIQRHGIPVSTFMQVVRNSALYAPTYDKKLDRMISRKFADPNFPAKHLLKDMGLFVETAELAGIDTSLADQVRQLVQLAVEQGLADADYSSLYNIINPVAPPE, encoded by the coding sequence GTGGAAAAGGGGACTTCGGTCTGTGGAAAATGCCGCTTTACTGGGGAAAAAGTTTTGAAAATCGGCCTAATCGGAACCGGACTTATGGGCGGAACCATGGCGCTGCGGCTGCTGACGGCAGGCCATCAGGTCTGGGCCTACAACCGTACGGCTGGCAGGCTAAAGCCCCTAGCTCTGGCAGGGGTTACCCCGTCTAGCCAGGCTGTGACGGTTGTGCAGGCAGTAGATGCTCTAGTGCTGATGCTGACCGATGCGGCAGCCATTCGGTCCGTGTTGCTGAGCGACGAAGTCAAGCCTGTTTTAGAAGGCCGCACCATTATTCAAATGGGCACCATTTCCTCCCAAGACAGCTGTGCCCTGAGCCAGGAATTTCAGTCGCTGTCTGCCGATTACCTAGAAGCTCCGGTACTAGGCAGCATTCCTGAAGCCAAATCTGGCAAGCTCATTGTTATGGTGGGAGCTACTCCAGAGCACTTCATGCAGTGGCTGCCTGTGCTACGCTGCTTCAGCGCTGAGCCGCTGCACGTAGGCCCTGTAGGCTCGGCTGCCGCCCTGAAACTGGCCATGAACCAGCTAATTGGCACGCTTACTGCAGCCTTTGCCCAAAGCCTGAGCTTAATCCAGCGGCATGGCATTCCAGTCTCCACGTTTATGCAGGTAGTCCGCAATAGTGCGCTCTATGCCCCTACCTACGACAAAAAGCTCGATCGCATGATCAGCCGCAAGTTTGCTGACCCCAACTTCCCAGCCAAGCACTTGCTAAAAGATATGGGCCTGTTTGTGGAAACAGCAGAGCTCGCTGGAATAGATACTTCTTTGGCAGACCAAGTGCGGCAGCTAGTGCAGCTAGCTGTAGAGCAAGGACTGGCCGATGCAGACTACTCCAGCCTGTATAACATCATCAATCCGGTAGCACCCCCGGAATAG
- a CDS encoding YdcF family protein, whose amino-acid sequence MFLFLSKLLPLFVYPLGLACLLLLLALGLIWKRPRWAAGAIALALGLLVVSGNPWMATQVVKSLEWQHLPTADLPRAQAIVVLGGGIKPAVAPRPWVDVAEAGDRVLHGARLYQAGKAPLLILSGGRIDWKEGGPSEAGDMAQLAMALGVPRGAIAEDPTSLNTYENAVNVKAILQQRRINRVLLVTSAMHMPRSLLIFRHQGIEAIPAPTDFLVTQQSLQEHQTTWQGRLLSLVPQAEDLSPFTRALKEYIGITVYWLRGWL is encoded by the coding sequence ATGTTTCTGTTTCTGTCTAAACTGCTGCCTCTGTTTGTCTATCCTCTAGGGCTCGCCTGCCTGTTGCTGTTGCTGGCCCTGGGGTTGATCTGGAAACGACCCCGCTGGGCTGCCGGTGCGATCGCGCTGGCGCTGGGCCTGTTGGTGGTTAGCGGCAACCCCTGGATGGCTACCCAGGTCGTGAAATCCTTAGAGTGGCAGCACCTACCCACCGCTGATTTGCCTCGGGCACAAGCCATTGTGGTGCTGGGCGGCGGCATTAAGCCTGCGGTAGCGCCGCGCCCCTGGGTAGATGTGGCTGAGGCCGGAGATCGGGTACTGCACGGAGCGCGACTTTACCAGGCGGGCAAAGCCCCACTGCTAATCCTTAGCGGCGGCCGCATCGATTGGAAGGAGGGCGGCCCCTCAGAGGCGGGCGATATGGCCCAGCTCGCGATGGCGCTGGGGGTGCCGAGGGGTGCGATCGCAGAAGATCCGACCTCCCTCAACACCTATGAAAATGCCGTCAACGTCAAAGCCATCCTGCAGCAGCGGCGAATCAATCGTGTGCTTCTAGTCACCTCGGCCATGCACATGCCCCGATCGCTGCTCATCTTTCGCCATCAAGGCATAGAGGCTATACCTGCCCCGACTGATTTTCTAGTCACGCAACAGTCTCTCCAAGAACATCAAACGACCTGGCAAGGACGGCTGCTCAGCCTGGTGCCCCAAGCAGAAGACCTATCTCCGTTCACCCGAGCTCTGAAAGAATACATCGGGATTACCGTGTACTGGCTGCGGGGCTGGCTGTAG
- a CDS encoding gamma-glutamyl-gamma-aminobutyrate hydrolase family protein (Members of this family of hydrolases with an active site Cys residue belong to MEROPS family C26.) translates to MRQVKAMRQILMVVHQETSNPGLVGQVLQEWGYALDIRCPAIGQPLPTALDAYEGIIVFGGPMSANDDDTLPFIRQEMDWIAQVLEAEKPYLGICLGAQMLARALGAQVVLQSEDLREIGYFPLHPTAPGREFFTEPMHVYQWHKEGFELPSECTLLAEGDLFPNQAFRYGKSAFGIQFHPEITAELIEHWTSNAADQLLLPGAQARPLHFHQHKLYSQAVENWLRRFLWQWLYRQPAIAPDWSLSA, encoded by the coding sequence GTGCGCCAAGTCAAAGCTATGCGCCAAATTTTGATGGTCGTTCACCAAGAGACCTCCAACCCAGGGCTGGTGGGCCAAGTGCTTCAGGAGTGGGGCTATGCCCTCGATATTCGCTGTCCAGCCATCGGCCAACCGCTGCCGACGGCTCTAGATGCCTACGAAGGCATCATCGTTTTTGGAGGCCCGATGAGTGCCAACGACGATGACACCCTTCCGTTTATTCGCCAGGAGATGGACTGGATTGCCCAGGTTCTGGAAGCCGAGAAGCCCTATTTAGGGATTTGCTTAGGGGCTCAGATGCTGGCTAGGGCCCTGGGAGCGCAGGTGGTTCTCCAGAGCGAAGACCTGCGAGAGATAGGCTATTTCCCCCTCCACCCGACTGCCCCAGGTCGGGAGTTCTTCACTGAGCCGATGCATGTCTATCAGTGGCACAAAGAGGGGTTTGAGTTGCCCTCTGAGTGTACGCTATTGGCAGAGGGAGATCTCTTTCCCAATCAAGCTTTTCGGTATGGCAAAAGCGCCTTTGGGATACAGTTTCACCCTGAGATTACTGCCGAGCTAATCGAGCACTGGACCTCTAATGCGGCTGACCAACTGCTGCTGCCAGGGGCTCAGGCTCGCCCCCTCCATTTTCACCAACACAAGCTGTATAGTCAGGCTGTGGAAAACTGGTTAAGGCGTTTTCTTTGGCAGTGGCTCTACCGGCAACCAGCAATAGCCCCAGACTGGAGCCTTTCTGCCTAG
- the sppA gene encoding signal peptide peptidase SppA, protein MRQFWKFTLASLTGTFLFVVLFSVFTAIGAVGLVGILAANMAKGSTPLVEKDSVMVYDLSTIISDSEVVPSPTDILFVGQRPGQLTLREAVVALRAAAEDDRITGLYLKGGSELGIGLASQTELRKAIEVFRDSGKPVIAYDVSWTEREYLMASAAQSVYMNPFGNLEMNGLYAEMMYQAEALSKLGVGVQVTRVGKYKSAVEPLLRNDMSPEERDQTQRLLRELWQSILESSAQPRPVTAQALQNIANNQGFLFGEEAKTQQLVDQIVYEDEVIAELRSHTNQSEDDLDDEEDFRQVSLQHYADMAEDTLTSRSSSNQIAVVYAEGQIVDGDGSSGFGGSQVIAGNQMAQQLRELRLDEEVKAVVLRVNSPGGSAIASEIILREVRLLQESGKPVIVSMGDVAASGGYWIASLADRIVAEPTTITGSIGVFSLFVNLEDLGGKVGVSWDGVKTSDLADIFTSTRPKTAKELTILQKSVDQIYDEFLARVVEGRELPAAKVAEIAQGRVWSGQAAKDLGLVDELGGLERAIEVAAEMSDLGEDWRLQEYPEGDEWNRFFASFFESARAERPDPLTAQLEKLKQDVKIIQQLNDPRGIYALLPYQIKFD, encoded by the coding sequence ATGCGGCAATTCTGGAAATTCACCCTAGCTAGCCTGACCGGCACCTTCTTGTTCGTTGTGCTGTTTAGTGTGTTTACCGCCATTGGAGCGGTCGGGCTGGTAGGGATTTTGGCTGCAAACATGGCCAAGGGCAGCACCCCTCTGGTCGAAAAAGACTCCGTGATGGTTTACGACCTGTCAACCATCATCTCTGACTCTGAAGTGGTGCCCAGCCCGACAGACATTTTGTTTGTGGGACAAAGGCCCGGTCAGTTAACCCTGAGGGAAGCTGTCGTAGCCCTCAGGGCAGCGGCAGAAGATGACCGCATTACCGGCCTTTATCTCAAGGGCGGCAGCGAGCTAGGCATTGGGCTAGCCTCTCAAACGGAGCTAAGAAAGGCGATTGAGGTGTTTCGCGATAGCGGCAAGCCCGTCATTGCCTACGATGTGTCTTGGACAGAGCGGGAGTATCTCATGGCTTCCGCCGCCCAATCGGTTTACATGAATCCTTTTGGCAATCTCGAAATGAACGGTCTGTACGCCGAAATGATGTACCAGGCCGAAGCCCTCAGTAAGCTGGGCGTGGGGGTGCAGGTAACTCGTGTGGGCAAGTACAAGTCGGCGGTAGAACCGCTGCTGCGCAACGACATGAGCCCCGAGGAAAGGGACCAAACTCAACGACTACTGAGGGAGCTGTGGCAATCTATCCTTGAAAGCTCTGCTCAACCTCGCCCCGTAACAGCCCAGGCACTGCAGAACATTGCTAACAACCAGGGATTTCTCTTTGGCGAGGAGGCCAAGACCCAGCAGCTAGTCGATCAAATTGTCTATGAGGATGAGGTGATTGCGGAATTGCGATCGCACACCAACCAAAGCGAAGACGACCTTGACGACGAAGAAGACTTCCGCCAGGTCAGCCTGCAGCACTATGCCGACATGGCTGAAGATACTCTAACCAGCCGCAGCTCCAGCAACCAAATTGCTGTCGTCTATGCCGAGGGGCAAATTGTAGACGGCGATGGTTCGAGCGGGTTTGGTGGTAGCCAAGTCATCGCTGGAAATCAGATGGCTCAGCAGCTGCGCGAGCTGCGCCTAGACGAGGAGGTTAAAGCGGTCGTTTTGCGGGTCAATAGCCCAGGCGGCAGCGCCATTGCCTCCGAAATTATTTTGCGAGAGGTGCGTCTGCTGCAGGAATCGGGCAAGCCTGTAATTGTTTCTATGGGCGATGTCGCCGCCTCTGGTGGCTACTGGATCGCGTCCTTGGCAGACAGAATCGTAGCTGAACCTACCACGATTACCGGATCGATTGGGGTTTTCAGCCTGTTTGTGAACCTAGAAGATCTAGGTGGCAAAGTCGGCGTTAGCTGGGATGGCGTCAAAACTTCTGATCTAGCAGATATTTTCACCAGCACTCGCCCTAAAACGGCTAAAGAGCTGACCATTCTACAAAAGTCCGTAGACCAGATCTACGATGAGTTTCTGGCCCGAGTCGTAGAGGGGCGCGAACTGCCAGCCGCTAAAGTTGCTGAGATTGCCCAAGGCCGAGTCTGGTCAGGCCAAGCAGCCAAAGACCTGGGCTTGGTAGACGAGCTTGGCGGCCTAGAGCGAGCCATTGAGGTTGCAGCGGAGATGTCAGACCTAGGTGAAGACTGGCGGCTACAGGAATATCCCGAAGGGGATGAGTGGAACCGCTTCTTTGCCAGCTTCTTTGAGTCGGCTAGAGCCGAACGACCAGATCCGCTGACGGCTCAGCTAGAGAAGCTAAAGCAGGACGTCAAGATCATTCAGCAGCTAAATGATCCCCGTGGCATCTATGCGCTCCTGCCCTATCAAATCAAGTTCGATTAG
- a CDS encoding twin-arginine translocase TatA/TatE family subunit — protein MFNLGWTEVIIILGVAVLIFGPKKIPELGSALGKTLRGFKEEVNKQDDPEEGLEVYDEDSEDVYR, from the coding sequence ATGTTCAATCTCGGCTGGACAGAAGTCATCATCATCCTCGGGGTTGCGGTCTTGATCTTTGGCCCCAAGAAAATTCCTGAGCTGGGCAGTGCCCTGGGTAAAACGCTACGGGGTTTTAAGGAAGAGGTGAATAAGCAGGACGATCCGGAGGAGGGCCTAGAGGTCTACGACGAAGACTCAGAAGACGTCTACCGCTAA
- a CDS encoding iron-containing alcohol dehydrogenase family protein — MTVDTLPVLAVAPARVMRGAGILAQSQAAIAALGQRPLLIGGNHTLKVAAPFLAPALADLAVKQASYKSDCSESALKALKAIAQTHQADLIIGVGGGKALDAAKLLAYQLRLPVVTIPASAATCAAWTALSNVYSDQGAFLYDVALERCPDLLILDYDLVLTAPQRTLVAGIGDALAKWYEASVSSGASDKALIIAAVQQARILRDILFQKTAAALQDPGGADWQEVVDATVLLAGVIGGLGGAQCRTVAAHAVHNGLTQLEASHGALHGEKVAYGILVQLRLEEIGPKNSLAATARQQLLQFYDLVGLPKSLDDLGLGEISLVDLRQAAQFACREGSDIHHLPFTVAPESLMGAMVSTLAPEMRSVARSLSHPEILEATSELTP, encoded by the coding sequence ATGACCGTTGATACTTTGCCTGTGCTTGCCGTTGCTCCGGCTCGGGTAATGCGAGGGGCTGGCATTCTGGCCCAGTCGCAGGCTGCGATCGCAGCCCTGGGTCAACGACCTCTGCTCATTGGCGGCAACCACACCCTAAAAGTAGCTGCCCCTTTCCTAGCCCCGGCTTTAGCCGACTTAGCTGTTAAGCAGGCTTCCTACAAAAGCGACTGTAGCGAGTCGGCACTCAAGGCGCTGAAGGCCATCGCCCAAACTCATCAAGCTGATCTGATCATCGGTGTGGGCGGCGGTAAGGCACTAGATGCGGCTAAGCTGCTGGCCTATCAGCTGCGCCTGCCTGTGGTCACTATCCCGGCCTCAGCAGCCACCTGCGCCGCCTGGACGGCCCTCTCGAACGTCTATTCTGACCAGGGGGCCTTTCTCTACGACGTGGCCCTAGAGCGCTGCCCCGATCTGCTGATTCTCGACTACGATCTGGTGCTGACCGCCCCTCAGCGCACCCTAGTTGCCGGCATTGGCGATGCCCTAGCCAAGTGGTACGAAGCCTCCGTCAGCAGCGGTGCTTCCGACAAAGCCCTGATTATTGCGGCAGTGCAGCAGGCCCGCATCCTGCGCGACATTCTTTTTCAAAAAACCGCCGCCGCTCTGCAAGATCCGGGCGGAGCAGACTGGCAGGAGGTGGTCGATGCCACAGTGCTGCTAGCTGGGGTGATAGGTGGCCTGGGTGGGGCCCAATGCCGTACGGTAGCAGCCCATGCCGTCCATAACGGGCTGACTCAGCTGGAGGCTAGCCACGGCGCTCTGCATGGCGAAAAGGTTGCCTACGGCATTCTGGTGCAGCTACGGCTGGAAGAGATCGGGCCGAAAAACTCCCTAGCGGCGACCGCCCGGCAGCAGCTCCTGCAGTTTTATGACTTGGTTGGGCTGCCCAAGTCTCTAGACGACCTGGGTCTGGGTGAGATTTCCTTAGTAGACCTGCGACAAGCTGCCCAGTTTGCCTGCCGTGAAGGATCTGATATTCACCACCTACCATTTACAGTCGCACCTGAATCCCTAATGGGGGCAATGGTTTCGACCCTGGCTCCAGAAATGCGTTCTGTGGCTAGGTCCCTGTCCCATCCTGAAATTCTTGAAGCAACCTCGGAGTTAACCCCATGA